One stretch of Streptomyces sp. 135 DNA includes these proteins:
- a CDS encoding NPP1 family protein, with amino-acid sequence MKPSRVIRRTSVSVTGALALVVASAGTALAAPPPALPAHADGIEQTFQPAYDYDGDGCYPTPAIAPDGTVNGGLKPGGAVNGQCHDAGDLANTNGYARAKCDNGWCAILYGLYFEKDQAVAGSGLGGHRHDWEHVVVWVKDGRAEYVATSAHGRFDIYPRDRIRWDGTHPKVVYHKDGIGTHCFRPANAADEPPENHRGAWQFPSLVGWNGYPAGVREKLSAHDFGSATFGLKDASFPGHLAAALPSGVPFDVNA; translated from the coding sequence GTGAAGCCGAGCAGAGTGATCCGCAGAACGTCCGTGTCCGTCACCGGCGCCCTCGCCCTGGTGGTCGCCTCCGCGGGCACGGCCCTCGCCGCCCCGCCGCCGGCCCTGCCCGCGCACGCCGACGGCATCGAGCAGACGTTCCAGCCCGCGTACGACTATGACGGCGACGGCTGCTACCCGACGCCCGCCATCGCCCCCGACGGCACCGTGAACGGCGGTCTCAAGCCGGGCGGCGCGGTCAACGGCCAGTGCCACGACGCCGGCGACCTCGCGAACACCAACGGCTACGCCCGCGCCAAGTGCGACAACGGCTGGTGCGCCATCCTCTACGGCCTCTACTTCGAGAAGGACCAGGCAGTCGCCGGCAGCGGACTCGGTGGTCACCGGCACGACTGGGAGCACGTGGTGGTGTGGGTCAAGGACGGCCGCGCCGAGTACGTCGCCACCTCCGCCCACGGCCGCTTCGACATCTACCCGCGCGACCGGATCCGCTGGGACGGCACCCACCCGAAGGTGGTCTATCACAAGGACGGCATCGGCACGCACTGCTTCCGCCCCGCGAACGCGGCCGACGAGCCGCCCGAGAACCACCGCGGCGCATGGCAGTTCCCGTCCCTCGTCGGCTGGAACGGCTATCCGGCGGGCGTACGGGAGAAGTTGAGCGCCCACGACTTCGGCAGCGCCACCTTCGGTCTGAAGGACGCGAGTTTCCCCGGTCATCTGGCCGCGGCGCTGCCCTCCGGCGTGCCCTTCGACGTCAACGCCTGA
- a CDS encoding methionyl-tRNA formyltransferase: protein MRVVMFGYQTWGHRTLQALLDSEHDVVMVVTHPKSEHAYEKIWSDSVADLAEEHGVPVVIRNRPDDEELFDRLKEADPDIIVANNWRTWIPPRIYTLPRHGTLNIHDSLLPKYAGFSPLIWALINGESEVGVTGHMMDEELDAGDIVMQRAVKVEPTDTATDLFHKTVDLIAPVTIGALDLIASGQTEFTKQDRSQASFFHKRAEEDIRINWDWPAEDLERLVRAQSAPYPSAFTFHKGKRLEVVSAVVSENRYGGTPGRVFYREGDGVVIVAGADARTGRNHGLAITRVRTEDGRELPATEYFTSMGGYLTSRP from the coding sequence ATGCGGGTCGTCATGTTCGGTTACCAGACCTGGGGTCATCGGACCCTGCAAGCTCTCCTGGACTCCGAGCACGACGTCGTGATGGTGGTGACCCACCCGAAGAGCGAGCACGCGTACGAGAAGATCTGGAGCGACTCGGTCGCCGACCTCGCCGAGGAGCACGGAGTCCCGGTGGTCATCCGCAACCGCCCCGACGACGAGGAGCTGTTCGACCGCCTCAAGGAGGCCGACCCGGACATCATCGTCGCCAACAACTGGCGTACGTGGATCCCGCCGCGCATCTACACGCTGCCCCGCCACGGCACTCTGAACATCCACGACTCGCTGCTGCCGAAGTACGCCGGCTTCTCCCCGCTGATCTGGGCCCTCATCAACGGCGAGAGCGAGGTCGGCGTCACGGGCCACATGATGGACGAGGAGCTCGACGCCGGCGACATCGTGATGCAGCGCGCGGTGAAGGTCGAGCCGACGGACACGGCGACCGACCTGTTCCACAAGACGGTCGACCTCATCGCCCCGGTGACGATCGGCGCCCTGGACCTGATCGCCTCCGGGCAGACCGAGTTCACCAAGCAGGACCGGTCGCAGGCGAGCTTCTTCCACAAGCGGGCCGAGGAAGACATCCGCATCAACTGGGACTGGCCCGCCGAGGATCTGGAGCGTCTCGTCCGCGCCCAGTCCGCCCCCTACCCGAGCGCCTTCACCTTCCACAAGGGCAAGCGGCTCGAAGTCGTCTCCGCGGTCGTCTCCGAGAACCGCTACGGCGGCACCCCGGGCCGCGTCTTCTACCGCGAGGGGGACGGCGTGGTGATCGTCGCGGGCGCCGACGCCCGCACCGGCCGCAACCACGGCCTCGCCATCACCCGCGTCCGGACCGAGGACGGCCGCGAGCTGCCCGCGACGGAGTACTTCACGTCCATGGGCGGCTACCTCACCAGCCGCCCCTGA
- a CDS encoding lysine N(6)-hydroxylase/L-ornithine N(5)-oxygenase family protein — MSQVLPGDAPLIHDLIGIGFGPSNVAMALALSEHNAKVGRQETVTAHFFERQPSFGWHRGMLIDDATMQVSFLKDLVTLRNPSSEYSFLRYLQSKGRLVDFVNHKNLFPLRVEFHDYLEWAAAKVDDMVSYGHEVISVEPVVRDGVVEYVDVTARSGAETVVHRARNLVIGTGLRPVVPEGVERTDRVWHNSDLLAKVDGLEGTDPTRFIVVGAGQSAAENVAYLHRRFPKAEICAVFSRYGYSPADDSSFANRIFDPQAVDEYFTAPDDIKRQLMDYHGNTNYSVVDIDLIDDLYRQAYQEKVLGTERLRFINVSRLTGVKEGDGKVRATIKSLVTGEESDLDADVVVLATGYSPAEPLGILGEVGDRCHRDERGRVRVERDYRLTTDPELRCGIYLQGGTEHTHGITSSLLSNTAIRVGEILDSIIDRGLKSALDEARPVADGVGSGR, encoded by the coding sequence ATGTCTCAGGTTCTTCCTGGCGACGCACCTCTGATTCACGACCTCATTGGAATCGGCTTCGGGCCGTCCAATGTGGCCATGGCGCTTGCGCTCAGCGAGCACAACGCGAAGGTCGGCAGGCAGGAGACCGTCACCGCTCACTTCTTCGAGCGCCAACCCAGCTTCGGCTGGCACCGAGGCATGCTCATCGACGACGCGACGATGCAGGTCTCCTTCCTCAAGGACCTGGTGACGCTCCGCAACCCGTCGAGCGAGTACTCCTTCCTGCGCTACCTGCAGAGCAAGGGCCGCCTGGTCGACTTCGTCAACCACAAGAACCTCTTCCCGCTGCGCGTGGAGTTCCACGACTACCTGGAGTGGGCCGCGGCGAAGGTCGACGACATGGTCTCCTACGGCCACGAGGTCATCTCCGTCGAGCCCGTCGTACGCGACGGAGTGGTGGAGTACGTCGACGTGACGGCCCGCTCCGGGGCGGAGACGGTGGTCCACCGCGCCCGCAACCTCGTCATCGGCACGGGACTTCGCCCCGTCGTCCCCGAGGGCGTCGAGCGCACCGACCGCGTCTGGCACAACTCCGACCTACTCGCGAAGGTGGACGGCCTGGAGGGCACCGACCCCACCCGCTTCATCGTGGTCGGCGCCGGCCAGAGCGCCGCCGAGAACGTGGCCTACCTCCACCGCCGCTTCCCCAAGGCCGAGATCTGCGCCGTCTTCTCCCGCTACGGCTACAGCCCCGCCGACGACAGCAGCTTCGCCAACCGCATATTCGACCCGCAGGCGGTCGACGAGTACTTCACCGCCCCGGACGACATCAAGCGGCAGCTGATGGACTACCACGGCAACACCAACTACTCCGTGGTGGACATCGACCTCATCGACGACCTGTACCGCCAGGCCTACCAGGAGAAGGTGCTCGGCACCGAGCGGCTGCGGTTCATCAACGTCTCGCGGCTCACCGGCGTCAAGGAGGGCGACGGCAAGGTCCGCGCCACCATCAAGTCGCTGGTCACCGGCGAGGAGAGCGACCTGGACGCCGACGTCGTCGTGCTCGCCACGGGATACAGCCCCGCCGAGCCGCTCGGCATCCTCGGCGAGGTCGGGGACCGCTGCCACCGCGACGAGCGGGGCCGGGTGCGGGTCGAGCGCGACTACCGCCTCACGACCGACCCCGAACTGCGCTGCGGCATCTACCTCCAGGGCGGCACCGAGCACACCCACGGCATCACCTCGTCGCTGCTCTCCAACACCGCGATCCGGGTCGGCGAGATCCTCGACTCGATCATCGACCGGGGCCTGAAGTCCGCTCTGGACGAGGCCCGGCCGGTCGCCGACGGCGTCGGTTCCGGGCGCTAG